The genomic segment TCACTTTGCATGCATTTGAACATCACGACACCACTACGGCCAGCACTAAAGACCTCAAAGTGTGGCAAATTTACCCCTTAACAACCCTTGCAAAAGCCTGTAGATAATTTCGCCGAATTGCAATATTTTCCATGCAGAGGTCTAGACCAGTGATTGCACACACAGCCTGCCTCCAGCGCCGCGCCGCGCATTCCCACCATCCCCTTTAAACGACCAGGGATTTCTCAAGGCCTAATGTATATGGACATGCCCACATCTACTTCGACCAAAAGCTACGCTGCGGTCTTACCTCCGCCAGGCCCTTCATGGGCAGGTTCACTCATGGGCATCTCCCTTTTGTCATCATTATTAAAAACTCACGGCTTTCCGGTGGTAGCCGAGTTTTTCTTTGCCCTTGCTTGTCTCGTCGCCCTCATTATCATTGTGGGCTGGCTATTCTACCGCTCCCCTTCTTTTAAACCTGAAGTCATGCCAGCATGGGCGATGCTATCCATGGGTCTTATTGCCTTAGGAAGCGCAAGCACAACTATCTTTGGCGATGCTCTATGGGGATTTATGGCCCTTTGTTGGTTCCTCGGAACCTCAATAGGACTTGTGGCCTATTCCTTATATATATCGCTGCTTGTGAAAGCCAAGGCCGGTGCACCGACATTCGCTTGGGGCTTGCCGCTAGTCACCCCAATGGTGGCCTCTACATCTGCCACACAACTCCACATGCACTACGGGTTCGACGTATTGTTATGGATCTCTTCTGCGCTGTTCCTTTTAACAATCGCCGTTGCACCAGTGATATTTGCTCGAGTGTATTTCTACTACTTCAGCCCCAACAGTCCACAGCTTCCACTGATGGCCACTCCTACTTCGTGGATTCCACTGGGAATGATCGGACAATCAACTGCTGCGGCACAACTTATTGGTGCAGGTTTTGGCAACACATTCACCATCCCAACTGCACTTATCTATGGCATTGTCATGTGCACTCTCGCCATCCCACTAGGAGCAGTTGCACATTTCCTGTTCTATAAAGCTGTGGTTAAAGGAGCTACCTACAGCCCAACATGGTGGGCTAGTACCTTCCCAGTGGGCACCCTCAGCTTAGGCACGCACTTCCTCGCGCAGAGCACAGGAGCAGAGTGGTTAGATTACTTCAGCATGTACCTACTTGCATTGATGCTCTTGCATGTCATCGTGTCGGCCCTCGCCGGTACGATTGCCATAGTGAGAAGAATCATCGAAAAGCTTAAACTTTAAAGCTTTTTAAAATTCAGCAAACCCCACACATATTGAAGTTTTAGAGTTGAACAGGAAAAATAACACATAATGTCTATTTCTGATAACCCCCGTGATCAAATAGGAGAGCTGCCAGCTGGCCGTCCTCTCCAGTCCGAGTTCGATAATGACCTCGACTACCCACGCCTTGGAAGCGTTACTTTCAGGCGCGGCACCCTGACTGAAAACCAGAACACCATGTGGGATGAAAAATGGCCTGAACTGGGCCGTGTCCTCGAAGATGAGCTCATTGACCTTGATTCCTGGTTTGGCCGCGCAGGCGCAAAAACCATTGTGGAAATCGGCTCCGGCACTGGCACCTCCACTGCTGCGATGGCACCTCTAGAGGCAGATACCAACATCGTCGCAGTTGAACTGTACAAGCCAGGCTTGGCAAAGCTCATGGGCTCCGTAGTCCGCAACGAAATCAACAATGTCCGCATGGTTCGCGGCGACGGCATTGAAGTACTCAACCGCATGATCAAAGATGAATCCCTTGATGGCATCCGCGTGTACTTCCCTGATCCTTGGCCAAAGGCTCGTCACAACAAGCGTCGCATCATCCAATCTGGCCCATTGAACCTTTTCGCTAAAAAGCTCAAGCCAGGCGGAGTGCTCCATGTTGCCACCGACCACGCTGATTACGCAGAATGGATCAATGAGCTTGTTCAAGTTGAGCCACTTCTGGAGTACAAGGGTTGGCCATGGGAAGAATGCCCACAGCTGACAGACCGCCAGGTGATCACCAAGTTCGAAGGCAAGGGCCTCGAAAAAGATCACGTAATCAATGAATACTTGTGGCAGAAGGTGCAAGGCTAATGTCTGATGTGCATGAAGTCATCCACAGTTACCACCCCACTGATAAAGAGGGGCCAGAAAGCATTCTTCTAGTGTGGGATGCTCCCAACCTAGATATGGGTTTGGGCGCCATCCTCGGCGGTCGACCAACTGCCGCCTATCGCCCTCGCTTTGATGCAATTGGCCGTTGGCTTCTTGCACGTGCAGGACGTCGTGCACACGAACTTGGCCGCCACATTGAGCCTGAAGCTACCGTGTTCGCCAACATCACCCCAGGTGGTTCTGATGTTGTGCGCCCATGGGTAGAAGCACTGAGAAATGTTGGTTTCGCAGTGTTCGCCAAGCCAAAAATTGGTGAGTCTTCCGATGTCGATCCTGACATGATTGACCACATCCGCAGGCGCTATGAAGAAGGCGTCCTGCGAGGTGTCATCGTTGCTAGTGCTGATGGGCAAAACTTCCGAGAAACCCTTGAGCAGCTAGTTGCAGAAGGCATTCCTGCCACTGTCATTGGCTTCCACGAGCATGCTTCATGGGCTGTTGCCCACAGCACGATTGAGTTCGTCGATCTGGAAGAAATCCCCGGAGTCTTCCGTGAGCCACTTCCTCGTGTCAGCCTGGATAATCTGCCAGATGGTGGCGCATGGCTGCAGCCATTCCGCCCTCTGACTGCTCTGTTGTCCAACCGCCACAATTCCCAGGAGTAATCCACCCGTGTTTTCTAAATGGGGCCATTTTGCATACACCTATAGGCGTATTGTTCCGTTAGTTGTCATCGCCGCCATTTTGGCGTTGTTTGTCGTTTTCGGCCCCAAATTGGGCGAGCGCATGAGCCAGGAAGGCTGGGATGACCCTGGCTCTTCCTCGACCGCTGCGGCAACCATTGAGATGGAAAACTTTGGGCGTGACAACGATGGCGATGTGATCATGTTGTTCACAGCACCTGAGGGAACTTCCTTTGATGATCCGGAAGTGTTTAGCAATATTTCCGGTTTCCTTGATGGAGTTCTGAACAGCAATCCTGATGAAGTTAGTCATATCAACAGCTACTTTGATACCAGGAATCAAAATCTTCTCAGTGCAGATCGCACCCAGACTTTCGCAGCTTTGGGGCTGAAAGGCGACGGTGAGCAAACGCTTAAAGATTTCCGCACCATTGAAGATCAGCTCACTCCCGAGAACCTTGCCAGCGGCATCACCGTTAAAGTTGGTGGAGCAACTGCGGTAGCCGATGCTCTTGATGAAGGTATGGCTGGTGACATTGCACGCGCAGAAGTCTTTGCGCTGCCATTCGTTGCGATCTTGTTGCTCATCGTCTTCGGCTCAGTTGTCGCTGCAGCAATGCCACTGATCGTGGGCATTTTGTCCATTCTGGGTTCTTTGGGCATCCTCGCTATTCTTGCTGGATTCTTCCAGGTCAACGTCTTTGCACAATCAGTTGTCACCTTGCTGGGTTTGGGTCTGGCCATTGACTATGGCCTGTTTATGGTCTCGCGTTTCCGTGAGGAAATGGACAAGGGCACACCGATCGAACAAGCTGTTGCTACTACCACTGCTACTGCAGGAAAAACCGTAGTGTTTTCTGCTGCCATGGTTGCAGTAGCGCTGTCCGGACTGTTTGTATTCCCACAGGCTTTCCTCAAATCAGTTGCCTTCGGTGCGATCTCTGCTGTTGCTTTAGCAGCGCTGATGTCAGTGACTGTTCTGCCTTCCCTGTTCGGATTATTGGGCAAGAATATTGATAAGTGGAGCCTGCGTCGCACAGCACGTACAGCTCGCCGTTTGGAAGACACCATTTGGTACCGAGTACCAGCGTGGGCAATGCGCCATTCAAAGGCTGTCACTGTCGGCGTTGTACTGCTGCTGCTTGCTCTCACAGTGCCACTGACCGGAGTGAAATTCGGCGGCATCAACGAGACTTATCTGCCACCAAATAATGACACGCGTGTCGCACAAGAAAGCTTCGACGACGCTTTCCCGTCCTTCCGCACCGAACCAATCAAGCTTGTAGTCACCGGGGCAACAAACAACGATCTGATCGATATCTACGTCCAAGCTAACGAGGTCGAAGGACTCACCGATCGCTTTACTGCCGGCGCCACCACCGAAGATGGCACCACGGTATTATCCGCAGGCATTCAAGATCGCTCCCTCAATGAGCAGGTCGTTGAACAGCTTCGTGCAATCTCCGTGCCAGAAGGCGTGGAGGTACACATTGGTGGCACTCCAGCCATGGAGATCGAATCCATCGAAGCACTCTTCGACAAGTTGCCGTGGATGGCTATCTACATTGTGTTGGCAACATTTATCCTCATGGCGTTGGTATTTGGTTCCGTGATTTTGCCAGCAAAGGCCATCATCATGACCATCTTGGGTATGGGAGCCACACTTGGCATCCTCACCTTGATGTTCGTTGATGGATTTGGTGCCAGCGCGTTGAACTTCTCCCCTGGCCCATTGATGAGCCCAGTCCTCGTGCTGATCATGGCTATTATTTACGGCCTGTCCACCGACTATGAAGTATTCCTAGTTTCTCGCATGGTGGAAGCCCGCGATAAGGGCGACTCAACAGATGACGCCATCAAATACGGCACTGCCCACACCGGTTCTATCATTACCGCTGCTGCGTTGATTATGATTGTGGTCTGTGGTGCCTTCGGTTTCTCTGAAATTGTGATGATGAAATACATCGCCTTCGGAATGATCGCAGCGTTGATCCTCGATGCAACCATCATCCGCATGCTGCTGGTTCCAGCAGTTATGCATCTGCTGCGCGAAGATAACTGGTGGGCACCTGGCTTTATCAAGAAGGCTTATTCAGTAATGGGCCATGGTTCTGAAGTTACTGAAGCACCTGCTGTTACTCCAGTTCCTGCTCATGCTGCAGCGTCTGTGCCAGCACCAACCACAACGCCTTCAGCTCATACTGCAGCACCTGCATTTGCTGCGGTTCCTGAAGCAGAAGAAGCTCCAAAGCCGACCACACGTCGCCTTAATGATGATGAGGAAGTTACCGTGCATGAAGCTGTCGTCGCAGGCGATACTATTGCTTCCCGCGGTGGCATGAGCACTCAGGAGAACCGGGATCTCGTGTCCTTTGTGGAGCTCAAGGCCCGCATTGAACAGCGCAAGCTTAAGGATCTCGACTAAATCCATGCGAGGATTTTTCAAAAACCCCTGGGTTCGCTGGACTTTGTCCCTAGCGATTCTAGGGGTGATCCTGTTTTTTCTGCGGGATCAACTGGAATTCCTCAAAATGGGCATCCAACAAATCCGCAATGTCAGCCCCGTCGGCATCGTGTTGACCATGTTGGCTCTCATCTTTTCTTTTGTCGCCATGGCGAAAGTCATGCAAATTATGCTCAGAGCTGGTGATACTCCAGCCATGCTCAAGGCCACCACTGCTTTGACATTCGCATCTAATTCCTGGTCTGCAACACTTCCTGGCGGACCTGCATTTTCGGCAATTTTGACCTACAAAGTGCAGCGCAGCTGGGGTGCAAGCACAATGCTGTGTTCTTGGTTTTTCTTGCTGTCCAGTGCGCTATCCACTGTTTGGCTCGTCGCACTCGGTGTAATCGCGGTGTTTTTTATGGGTGCTTCGCTTAATTTATGGTCCCTTAT from the Corynebacterium crudilactis genome contains:
- a CDS encoding TDT family transporter produces the protein MPTSTSTKSYAAVLPPPGPSWAGSLMGISLLSSLLKTHGFPVVAEFFFALACLVALIIIVGWLFYRSPSFKPEVMPAWAMLSMGLIALGSASTTIFGDALWGFMALCWFLGTSIGLVAYSLYISLLVKAKAGAPTFAWGLPLVTPMVASTSATQLHMHYGFDVLLWISSALFLLTIAVAPVIFARVYFYYFSPNSPQLPLMATPTSWIPLGMIGQSTAAAQLIGAGFGNTFTIPTALIYGIVMCTLAIPLGAVAHFLFYKAVVKGATYSPTWWASTFPVGTLSLGTHFLAQSTGAEWLDYFSMYLLALMLLHVIVSALAGTIAIVRRIIEKLKL
- the trmB gene encoding tRNA (guanosine(46)-N7)-methyltransferase TrmB; this encodes MSISDNPRDQIGELPAGRPLQSEFDNDLDYPRLGSVTFRRGTLTENQNTMWDEKWPELGRVLEDELIDLDSWFGRAGAKTIVEIGSGTGTSTAAMAPLEADTNIVAVELYKPGLAKLMGSVVRNEINNVRMVRGDGIEVLNRMIKDESLDGIRVYFPDPWPKARHNKRRIIQSGPLNLFAKKLKPGGVLHVATDHADYAEWINELVQVEPLLEYKGWPWEECPQLTDRQVITKFEGKGLEKDHVINEYLWQKVQG
- a CDS encoding NYN domain-containing protein, yielding MSDVHEVIHSYHPTDKEGPESILLVWDAPNLDMGLGAILGGRPTAAYRPRFDAIGRWLLARAGRRAHELGRHIEPEATVFANITPGGSDVVRPWVEALRNVGFAVFAKPKIGESSDVDPDMIDHIRRRYEEGVLRGVIVASADGQNFRETLEQLVAEGIPATVIGFHEHASWAVAHSTIEFVDLEEIPGVFREPLPRVSLDNLPDGGAWLQPFRPLTALLSNRHNSQE
- a CDS encoding MMPL family transporter, which encodes MFSKWGHFAYTYRRIVPLVVIAAILALFVVFGPKLGERMSQEGWDDPGSSSTAAATIEMENFGRDNDGDVIMLFTAPEGTSFDDPEVFSNISGFLDGVLNSNPDEVSHINSYFDTRNQNLLSADRTQTFAALGLKGDGEQTLKDFRTIEDQLTPENLASGITVKVGGATAVADALDEGMAGDIARAEVFALPFVAILLLIVFGSVVAAAMPLIVGILSILGSLGILAILAGFFQVNVFAQSVVTLLGLGLAIDYGLFMVSRFREEMDKGTPIEQAVATTTATAGKTVVFSAAMVAVALSGLFVFPQAFLKSVAFGAISAVALAALMSVTVLPSLFGLLGKNIDKWSLRRTARTARRLEDTIWYRVPAWAMRHSKAVTVGVVLLLLALTVPLTGVKFGGINETYLPPNNDTRVAQESFDDAFPSFRTEPIKLVVTGATNNDLIDIYVQANEVEGLTDRFTAGATTEDGTTVLSAGIQDRSLNEQVVEQLRAISVPEGVEVHIGGTPAMEIESIEALFDKLPWMAIYIVLATFILMALVFGSVILPAKAIIMTILGMGATLGILTLMFVDGFGASALNFSPGPLMSPVLVLIMAIIYGLSTDYEVFLVSRMVEARDKGDSTDDAIKYGTAHTGSIITAAALIMIVVCGAFGFSEIVMMKYIAFGMIAALILDATIIRMLLVPAVMHLLREDNWWAPGFIKKAYSVMGHGSEVTEAPAVTPVPAHAAASVPAPTTTPSAHTAAPAFAAVPEAEEAPKPTTRRLNDDEEVTVHEAVVAGDTIASRGGMSTQENRDLVSFVELKARIEQRKLKDLD